The Heliorestis convoluta genome includes the window TGCTTTGCTAGCAGGATAGACGCCAAAAAGAATTCCTACAAAGAAAGAAAAGAAAAAAGCGTAAAGAATGGGACGCAAAGTCACCATCGTCGCTAGAGGTGTAAAATAATCGACGATCTGCGCTACGGCCAGTCCAAAAACAATGCCCATGATGCCACCCAATAGACTGAGTGTTACCGATTCAATAATAAATTGCTGTAAAATAGCGCCTTTTGTAGCGCCAATGGCTTTGCGCACACCAATTTCTCGTGTCCGCTCTGTTACCGAAACAAGCATAATATTCATAATTCCAATGCCGCCGACAAAAAGGCTAATGGCTGCAATGCCTGCTAGCAATCCTGTCATCAGTCTTCCAATCTCTTCAGCGGCGTTTAAGATTTGAGATTGCGAACTAATCTGAAAGAAAATAGGTTCTGTGGGCGGCACATTTTTTTGGACACGCAATACTTGTTCTACTTCACGGTGGGCTTGTTCCATCACTTCGGATGAGCTAGCTGAAACAAATACAGCGTTCATTTCTTGAATATGAAAAAGCCTATCCATGGCTGTAGTAATCGGAATAATCACACGATCGTCTTGGTTGGCATAACCCTGGTTGCCTTCTTCTTCTAAGATACCAATGACGGTAAAAGGTGTTTGATTAATTTCAATAACTTGGCCGATGCCCTCATTTTCATAAGATGCAAAAAGTTTTTCTGCCACTGTGGCACCAAGGACTACCACGTTTTGTTGGCGCCTTACATCCAAGCGGTTAAAAAAACGGCCTTCTTCAATGGCACTGTTACGAACGTCTATATATTCTGATGTCGTACCTTCAATAACCGTTGTCCAGTTTTCACTGCGCCAGAGAATCTGTCCCTGGCGACGCACTTGTGGTGCTACAGCATTGACGATATCGATTTCTTCTAAAGCGGCTGCATCATCTAACGTAAGGTGGTTGCGGCCTTCTGCTAGTTCTCGTTGTTCGGACGGGACCATACCCGGTGTAACGATAAGCAGGTTGCTTCCAAGGCTTTCTATGCTTGCAGTGATGCGAGAAGACGTTCCTTGACCTAACGAGACCAGTGTTATAACAGCCGCAACACCGATCATAATACCTAAAGTCGTTAAAAAAGAGCGCAGCTTGTTTCCTTTCAAGCTGCGCAAAGATAGTTGTAATGAATCAAAAAAACTCAAGGCCTTCACCTCTTATCTTCTACAATCTCTCCGTCTCGGAAAAGGATCAGCCTCTGGGCGTACTCTGCAATCTCCGCTTCATGAGTTACTACTAAAATGGTTTTTCCTTGTTCGTGAAGGCTTTGGAATATTTCCATGATCTCTACGGTAGTGCGACTATCTAAAGCACCCGTCGGTTCATCGGCTAGTAGCAATAGGGGATCATTAACGAGCGCGCGGGCAATGGAGACCCGCTGTTGTTGCCCCCCTGACAGCTCTGTGGGGCGATTTTGCATACGATGAGCCAATCCAACTTTCTCCAAAGCTTCTGCTGCTTTTTCCCGTCTCTCTTGTCGCGATAAACCGCTATAAAGCATTGGAAGCTCTACATTCTCTAGGGCTGATAGTTTAGGTAGCAAGTTAAAGCTTTGAAAAACAAAGCCGATTTTTTTATTACGAATGGCTGCTAGCTCATCATCTGAAGCTTTTGCAATGGGTTGATTGTTAAGATAGTAATGGCCTTCTGTCGGTTGATCAAGGCAACCGATTACATTCATCATTGTTGACTTGCCCGAACCAGAAGGGCCCATAATCGCTACAAATTCGCCTTCTTCAATGGACAAATTAAGTCCATTAAGGGCAAAAATTCTTTCTTCACCGGTTTGATAGATTTTATTTAGATTCTCTAGGAGAATCAGTGGTTTTGTTGCACTTGTATTTGTTGTAGCAGTTGTTATCATTTTTTATCTCCTCAGAAGTCCCAGATAGAAGGTTTATTTTTTTTGTCATCTTTTTTCGGCATTGTAACTATGACTTCTTGTCCTTCTATGAGACCAGAGGTGATTTCCATTTTGTCTGTGCTAAACAAACCGACTGTAACAGGCTGAAAGATCGGTTGGCGTGATCCTTGATCGGCTGTGACGATATAAACGCCATCTTGCCCTCCCTCTTCTACAAGGGCTCTCGAAGGCAAGTAGAGTACATTGTCTCGCGTTGCAATCGTAATCATGGCATTAACAGTCATGCCTGGCTTTAGCAAAGCTTCTCCATCTACAGAAAGAATGACTTCGTACATGGTAACGCCATTACGTAAAGTAGGCTCTGGTGAAATGCTTAAGACTTTGCCGTAGAATTCTGCATCGGGATAGGCTGTACTTGTATAGAGGACATCCATAGCACCTTGAATTCTGCCAATATCACCTTGACTGACATGAGCTAGGACTTGCAATGTTTCACTGTTGGCATCGTTCAAAACAATAAATGGCCGTCCTCCCACAGGAAATTCACCGACTTTGCCGTTCACTTGTACAATCATGCCGTCAATAGGCGCTCGTAAGGTCAATTTATCGAGGTGAATCCTTTGTTGCTCGTAATGAGCTCTTGCTTGAGCGACAGCACCTTCTGCAGCTTGAACGACTGCGCCGTCGGGAGGTGCTTTGAGTTGTTCTAGTTGCGCCATAGTCGCTTCATAACTGGCCTGGGCTTGTTGCAAACGATTTTCAGCTTGATCAAGCTGTGCCTTGGCTTGGCCTCGATCCTCGTAATTCTTAAGGGCTATTTCTTTGTTTTTCTCTGCTGATCGAAGTGTTGCTTCTACTTGATCGACGACGGCCTTGGCTTGATCAACGGCCGCCTGCCCCTGTGCCAGTTGATTTCGATCAGGACCTCTTCGTAGATCATCAAGCTGTTTCTCTGCATTGGCCAAGGTCACTTGCGCTTGATAGCGTGTTCGCTGAGCTTCTGCGATAATCTCTTCAGAAGCTTCTGCTGCAATGGCTTGATTGAGCTGTTCTTGTGCATGTTGATACTGACTCTGCGCTGCTTGTACCGTTACTTCCTGGGCGTAAATCGCCGAAGAAGAAGGGCCTTGTTGCATGGCTGCTAGTTTTGCTTTGGCACTATTTAAGCCGGCTTGAGCAGAGCGAAGTTGGATTTTGGCTTGCTCTATCTGATTTTCTGCATTCATAACCTGCTGGTAGGCTTGTGAACGATCTTGAAACAATATTTGCTGATTATCATAATCTTTTTGAGCACCTGCTACAGCCACTCTTGCTTTTTCTACATTGGCTTTTTGGACAGCAATGGCTTGTACGCTAGCACCTTCTCTGGCTTGCGCAAGACGTGCTTCCGCTGCTAGCAGATTTCCCCTTGCATGAGCCACTTGAGTTTGGGCTACACTGTTGTCTAAGGTGGCCAGTACTTGTCCAGCTTGCACCATTTGACCTACTTGCACTTGCACAGATGTAATCTGGTTCGCTCCACTTAGAAAACTTAAGTTTAACTGTGTTGGCACTTGCACCGTTCCAGAAACAGCTACAGTTTCTGTTACATTACCTCGTTCTACAGGTAAGACTTGTGCCTCTTTCTCATTTGTCGATAGGGGAGCCCAACTGGCATAGACGGTATAAGAGCTTCCTATCATCA containing:
- a CDS encoding HlyD family efflux transporter periplasmic adaptor subunit, with the protein product MFANRFAVFFNKKNKKVLLLLAIIAMMIGSSYTVYASWAPLSTNEKEAQVLPVERGNVTETVAVSGTVQVPTQLNLSFLSGANQITSVQVQVGQMVQAGQVLATLDNSVAQTQVAHARGNLLAAEARLAQAREGASVQAIAVQKANVEKARVAVAGAQKDYDNQQILFQDRSQAYQQVMNAENQIEQAKIQLRSAQAGLNSAKAKLAAMQQGPSSSAIYAQEVTVQAAQSQYQHAQEQLNQAIAAEASEEIIAEAQRTRYQAQVTLANAEKQLDDLRRGPDRNQLAQGQAAVDQAKAVVDQVEATLRSAEKNKEIALKNYEDRGQAKAQLDQAENRLQQAQASYEATMAQLEQLKAPPDGAVVQAAEGAVAQARAHYEQQRIHLDKLTLRAPIDGMIVQVNGKVGEFPVGGRPFIVLNDANSETLQVLAHVSQGDIGRIQGAMDVLYTSTAYPDAEFYGKVLSISPEPTLRNGVTMYEVILSVDGEALLKPGMTVNAMITIATRDNVLYLPSRALVEEGGQDGVYIVTADQGSRQPIFQPVTVGLFSTDKMEITSGLIEGQEVIVTMPKKDDKKNKPSIWDF
- a CDS encoding ABC transporter ATP-binding protein produces the protein MILLENLNKIYQTGEERIFALNGLNLSIEEGEFVAIMGPSGSGKSTMMNVIGCLDQPTEGHYYLNNQPIAKASDDELAAIRNKKIGFVFQSFNLLPKLSALENVELPMLYSGLSRQERREKAAEALEKVGLAHRMQNRPTELSGGQQQRVSIARALVNDPLLLLADEPTGALDSRTTVEIMEIFQSLHEQGKTILVVTHEAEIAEYAQRLILFRDGEIVEDKR
- a CDS encoding ABC transporter permease produces the protein MSFFDSLQLSLRSLKGNKLRSFLTTLGIMIGVAAVITLVSLGQGTSSRITASIESLGSNLLIVTPGMVPSEQRELAEGRNHLTLDDAAALEEIDIVNAVAPQVRRQGQILWRSENWTTVIEGTTSEYIDVRNSAIEEGRFFNRLDVRRQQNVVVLGATVAEKLFASYENEGIGQVIEINQTPFTVIGILEEEGNQGYANQDDRVIIPITTAMDRLFHIQEMNAVFVSASSSEVMEQAHREVEQVLRVQKNVPPTEPIFFQISSQSQILNAAEEIGRLMTGLLAGIAAISLFVGGIGIMNIMLVSVTERTREIGVRKAIGATKGAILQQFIIESVTLSLLGGIMGIVFGLAVAQIVDYFTPLATMVTLRPILYAFFFSFFVGILFGVYPASKAAQLNPIEALRHQ